One Coffea arabica cultivar ET-39 chromosome 5c, Coffea Arabica ET-39 HiFi, whole genome shotgun sequence DNA window includes the following coding sequences:
- the LOC113688800 gene encoding F-box/kelch-repeat protein At3g23880-like isoform X1 — MSDNLPEELLIEILTRVPVKSLICFTLVCKSWYGLITSPNFITTHLTKIHTEKIPNNPSLLLIRRYTKDDKKEHYTINVDDEEDGHENGGGNGQFAKKSVELDFPFKSLIGYFRIVGTCNGLICLSDDLFGTTKPIILWNPSVRKSVTSPAPTINPPLPYMFVLGFGADSSQDYKVVRIVYHRDGQFDFLLPPEVEVYSLSMGFWRRLINVGIKVCIADFLWSQAFVNGAVHWIAYHPRGSDNDSGSFGSLILGFDMDNEVFNEIMLPDDLAHELATNLCITVYKGSLAVIKYPRWEDNGSCSVWVMEDYGVWESWTQLYAIDLVQGMEKVVGFRKNGDVFVAKESKGLVLYNPKTGFTEDLGIWGSTRSFYIYNFEETLILFERQNAVVEEEEEFGDARAFQENGGIDLDEEPSRNEDYFDAQETLIGNKQVRTLAFPAVVGIVILKVLQHLLLDVSSFYWEVLQLWITDGLANFYVSGQGRY, encoded by the exons ATGTCAGATAATTTGCCTGAAGAGCTATTGATCGAAATTCTCACAAGGGTTCCTGTCAAATCCCTCATTTGTTTCACCTTAGTATGCAAATCATGGTATGGTCTCATCACAAGCCCAAATTTCATCACCACTCATCTCACCAAAATCCACACagaaaaaatcccaaataaTCCTTCCCTTCTGCTCATCAGACGCTATACGAAGGACGACAAGAAGGAGCACTACACAATCAACgtagatgatgaagaagatggcCATGAAAATGGAGGAGGAAATGGCCAATTTGCCAAGAAATCAGTTGAGCTTGACTTCCCTTTCAAATCCTTAATTGGGTATTTCAGAATTGTGGGAACTTGCAATGGGTTGATTTGTTTGTCTGATGATTTGTTCGGTACCACAAAACCCATTATTTTGTGGAACCCTTCGGTTCGAAAATCAGTAACCTCCCCAGCTCCAACTATTAATCCTCCATTGCCGTATATGTTTGTTTTGGGATTTGGGGCTGATTCGAGCCAGGATTATAAAGTGGTCAGGATTGTTTATCACAGAGATGGGCAATTTGATTTTCTGCTCCCGCCTGAGGTTGAAGTTTATAGCCTTAGTATGGGATTTTGGAGGAGATTAATAAATGTTGGGATTAAGGTTTGCATTGCTGATTTCTTATGGTCACAAGCTTTTGTGAATGGTGCTGTGCACTGGATTGCTTATCATCCACGTGGAAGTGATAATGATAGTGGTTCATTTGGTAGTTTGATTTTGGGATTTGATATGGATAATGAAGTGTTCAATGAGATCATGCTGCCAGACGACTTGGCTCATGAGCTTGCTACGAATCTGTGTATAACTGTGTATAAGGGTTCTCTTGCTGTGATTAAGTATCCAAGGTGGGAGGATAATGGATCCTGTTCCGTTTGGGTTATGGAGGACTATGGAGTTTGGGAGTCATGGACTCAGTTGTATGCCATTGATTTAGTGCAAGGGATGGAAAAAGTTGTTGGATTTAGGAAGAATGGTGATGTTTTTGTGGCCAAGGAGAGCAAGGGGCTGGTTTTGTACAATCCTAAGACTGGTTTCACTGAGGATCTTGGAATATGGGGGAGCACTAGGTCGTTTTACATTTACAATTTTGAAGAGACACTCATTTTGTTTGAAAGACAAAATGCAGTTGTTGAGGAGGAAGAGGAATTTGGTGATGCTCGTGCTTTTCAAGAAAATGGTGGAATTGACCTTGATGAAGAGCCTAGCAGAAATGAAGATTACTTTGATGCACAGGAAAC ACTCATTGGCAATAAACAGGTCAGGACATTAGCGTTTCCTGCTGTTGTTGGCATAGTTATCTTAAAGGTTCTCCAGCATCTGCTTTTGGATGTTTCTTCTTTCTATTGGGAAGTTCTTCAACTGTG GATTACGGACGGATTGGCAAACTTTTATGTCTCTGGGCAAGGGAGGTACTAA
- the LOC113688800 gene encoding F-box/kelch-repeat protein At3g23880-like isoform X2 — MSDNLPEELLIEILTRVPVKSLICFTLVCKSWYGLITSPNFITTHLTKIHTEKIPNNPSLLLIRRYTKDDKKEHYTINVDDEEDGHENGGGNGQFAKKSVELDFPFKSLIGYFRIVGTCNGLICLSDDLFGTTKPIILWNPSVRKSVTSPAPTINPPLPYMFVLGFGADSSQDYKVVRIVYHRDGQFDFLLPPEVEVYSLSMGFWRRLINVGIKVCIADFLWSQAFVNGAVHWIAYHPRGSDNDSGSFGSLILGFDMDNEVFNEIMLPDDLAHELATNLCITVYKGSLAVIKYPRWEDNGSCSVWVMEDYGVWESWTQLYAIDLVQGMEKVVGFRKNGDVFVAKESKGLVLYNPKTGFTEDLGIWGSTRSFYIYNFEETLILFERQNAVVEEEEEFGDARAFQENGGIDLDEEPSRNEDYFDAQETITDGLANFYVSGQGRY, encoded by the exons ATGTCAGATAATTTGCCTGAAGAGCTATTGATCGAAATTCTCACAAGGGTTCCTGTCAAATCCCTCATTTGTTTCACCTTAGTATGCAAATCATGGTATGGTCTCATCACAAGCCCAAATTTCATCACCACTCATCTCACCAAAATCCACACagaaaaaatcccaaataaTCCTTCCCTTCTGCTCATCAGACGCTATACGAAGGACGACAAGAAGGAGCACTACACAATCAACgtagatgatgaagaagatggcCATGAAAATGGAGGAGGAAATGGCCAATTTGCCAAGAAATCAGTTGAGCTTGACTTCCCTTTCAAATCCTTAATTGGGTATTTCAGAATTGTGGGAACTTGCAATGGGTTGATTTGTTTGTCTGATGATTTGTTCGGTACCACAAAACCCATTATTTTGTGGAACCCTTCGGTTCGAAAATCAGTAACCTCCCCAGCTCCAACTATTAATCCTCCATTGCCGTATATGTTTGTTTTGGGATTTGGGGCTGATTCGAGCCAGGATTATAAAGTGGTCAGGATTGTTTATCACAGAGATGGGCAATTTGATTTTCTGCTCCCGCCTGAGGTTGAAGTTTATAGCCTTAGTATGGGATTTTGGAGGAGATTAATAAATGTTGGGATTAAGGTTTGCATTGCTGATTTCTTATGGTCACAAGCTTTTGTGAATGGTGCTGTGCACTGGATTGCTTATCATCCACGTGGAAGTGATAATGATAGTGGTTCATTTGGTAGTTTGATTTTGGGATTTGATATGGATAATGAAGTGTTCAATGAGATCATGCTGCCAGACGACTTGGCTCATGAGCTTGCTACGAATCTGTGTATAACTGTGTATAAGGGTTCTCTTGCTGTGATTAAGTATCCAAGGTGGGAGGATAATGGATCCTGTTCCGTTTGGGTTATGGAGGACTATGGAGTTTGGGAGTCATGGACTCAGTTGTATGCCATTGATTTAGTGCAAGGGATGGAAAAAGTTGTTGGATTTAGGAAGAATGGTGATGTTTTTGTGGCCAAGGAGAGCAAGGGGCTGGTTTTGTACAATCCTAAGACTGGTTTCACTGAGGATCTTGGAATATGGGGGAGCACTAGGTCGTTTTACATTTACAATTTTGAAGAGACACTCATTTTGTTTGAAAGACAAAATGCAGTTGTTGAGGAGGAAGAGGAATTTGGTGATGCTCGTGCTTTTCAAGAAAATGGTGGAATTGACCTTGATGAAGAGCCTAGCAGAAATGAAGATTACTTTGATGCACAGGAAAC GATTACGGACGGATTGGCAAACTTTTATGTCTCTGGGCAAGGGAGGTACTAA
- the LOC113689495 gene encoding uncharacterized protein, with product MAELCLVASHGSHPGLFVHPTEQGGLGRVATLLVVKWIRGLSNFPDKHWILSGFFAAMVLQTKAALDRGSIRSSGQIPNRKNFDLIPSFECWLENCSVSFNFGRSRRPEQVLFSLNGEGWQNMNDIKDKLSTAYKEEEHFWRQKSRISWLREGDKNTKFFHTYVKGRRVHNRIRNLQRNDSSWTSSEDEVVKEISDYFKDLFSSGGRGDMSDILDGIPNSITQDMNNNLTKVVEEKEIHDALFSMNSEKSPGQDGMTPLFFQRFWSIIKKDIIPAIQAFFTSGFMLKSINHTVISLIPKIQNPISLKHFRPISLCSVLYKIISKILANRLKVVLHKCISKTQSAFIPGRQILDNVMVAHEYMHYLKNKRQGKNGYMAVKLDMAKAYDRVEWQFLLAMMSKMGFCTKWIEWITGCLTTVSYSFNCNGEVKGYVSPGRGIRQGDPLSPYLFLICSEGFSNLLRQAEESKRITGLKISRQGPQLTHLFFADDSLIFCKANKEEAAELMKVLKVYEGASGQLINFDKSAVFFSKNLEEVQRGMICQALGGMVEAKQGKYLGLPMVISRTKNQIFGFIRENIKCKLQNWKNKFLSLAGKEVMLKAVAMAMPTYVMSCFKLPRSLYKEISTMMSNFWWGGSEGRNNMHWISWDKMVVHKNIGGLGFKDLEAFNKALLGKQLWRILTSPNLLVSKVLKSKYFPQESILQCTLPKNASWIWQGLLGARSLIEEGLIRRIGNGRNTKIWDHKWLPETPTGKLSTCRTSNCELKMVDELICQQRWNRNVIFRYFNKEDAEQILRIPLSLSGKEDSFYWKPKAGGEYTVDSGYKLLMEKSMSRRRCNQEGAGTSISEGSQQMVQMWNTLWKLNIKHKIKHFIWKCIKRAVPVREAVRKRTGIGDPICSTCGEAPETIEHMLLNCPHALEVWKSAPIQWNGANDQRGDFMRWWTRVTEARTRQEGKEHIGLTANILWQVWKDRNKREYENSSRLAPLRLVERAHKEWMEQGAEHQQGDKKSAEETVHTNDLQGQSNGNEGALIIRVATVKKQGQNVFGIGVTVKNVANSKIADWMLTERSLGNNILDAALAVKLVLCKAVQQQWREVRLNFCNKELWKQLTQQRPTDSKMATLLEDILSLKRLFCMCSFGLESEENMLDSRLLSADALSIIVDEERYFLSVR from the exons ATGGCAGAGCTTTGCTTGGTGGCTTCACATGGCTCCCATCCTGGGCTATTTGTCCATCCAACTGAACAAGGAGGCTTAGGCAGG GTTGCTACACTGTTAGTTGTCAAGTGGATAAGAGGGTTATCAAACTTTCCTGACAAACACTGGATCCTATCAGGGTTCTTTGCAGCCATGGTATTACAAACCAAGGCTGCATTGGACAGAGGATCAATCAGAAGCAGTGGGCAAATCCCAAACAGAAAGAACTTTGATCTGATCCCAA GCTTCGAATGCTGGCTTGAGAACTGCTCTGTGTCCTTCAATTTTGGCCGAAGCCGAAGACCAGAACAAGTTCTCTTTTCATTAAATGGTGAAGG GTGGCAAAATATGAATGACATTAAAGATAAGCTGAGCACAGCTTATAAGGAGGAAGAGCATTTTTGGAGACAAAAGTCGAGAATTAGTTGGCTTAGGGAGGGGGATAAAAATACCAAGTTTTTTCACACCTATGTCAAGGGTAGAAGAGTGCACAATAGAATCAGAAACTTGCAGCGTAATGATAGCTCTTGGACTAGCAGTGAGGATGAGGTCGTGAAGGAAATTTCTGATTACTTTAAGGATCTTTTTAGTAGTGGTGGGAGAGGTGACATGTCTGATATTCTAGATGGTATTCCTAACTCCATTACTCAGGATATGAATAATAATCTGACTAAGGTAGTTGAggaaaaagaaattcatgaTGCTCTCTTTTCCATGAATTCCGAAAAATCTCCAGGACAAGATGGGATGACCCCTCTATTTTTCCAGAGATTTTGGAGCATCATCAAAAAAGACATTATCCCAGCGATCCAAGCTTTCTTCACTTCAGGCTTCATGCTCAAATCTATCAACCATACAGTCATATCTCTGATACCCAAAATCCAGAATCCTATCAGCTTAAAGCATTTCAGGCCTATCAGTCTTTGTAGTGTGCTTtataaaatcatttcaaaaatcTTGGCTAATAGACTAAAGGTTGTCCTGCACAAGTGCATTAGCAAGACTCAATCAGCTTTTATCCCAGGTAGACAAATCTTAGATAATGTAATGGTTGCTCATGAATACATGCATTACttgaaaaacaaaagacaggGGAAAAATGGATACATGGCCGTTAAGCTTGACATGGCAAAGGCTTatgatagggtggagtggcaATTTTTGCTGGCTATGATGAGCAAAATGGGCTTCTGTActaaatggattgaatggataACTGGCTGCCTAACAACAGTCAGTTATTCCTTCAATTGTAATGGAGAAGTGAAAGGTTATGTTTCACCAGGGAGAGGTATTCGTCAAGGAGATCCATTGTCACCATACCTGTTTTTAATATGTTCTGAGGGATTCTCCAATCTGTTAAGGCAAGCTGAAGAAAGCAAGAGGATCACAGGCTTGAAAATCAGCAGGCAAGGTCCTCAACTTACCCATCTTTTCTTTGCTGATGATTCGCTTATCTTTTGCAAAGCAAATAAGGAAGAGGCAGCTGAATTGATGAAAGTCTTAAAAGTCTATGAAGGAGCCTCAGGACAGCTGATCAACTTCGACAAATCTGCAGTTTTCTTTAGTAAAAATCTGGAAGAGGTACAAAGAGGAATGATCTGCCAAGCCTTGGGAGGGATGGTGGAAGCTAAGCAAGGTAAGTACTTGGGTCTTCCTATGGTGATTTCCAGAACAAAGAATcagatttttggttttattagaGAAAACATCAAGTGCAAGCTTCAGaattggaaaaataaatttttgagctTAGCTGGAAAAGAGGTCATGCTGAAGGCAGTTGCAATGGCCATGCCTACGTACGTTATGTCTTGCTTTAAGCTGCCCAGATCACTCTACAAAGAAATTAGCACCATGATGTCCAATTTCTGGTGGGGTGGATCTGAGGGAAGGAACAACATGCACTGGATCTCTTGGGACAAAATGGTAGTACACAAGAACATAGGCGGCCTTGGGTTCAAGGATCTGGAAGCTTTCAACAAAGCACTTTTGGGTAAGCAGTTATGGAGAATATTAACCAGCCCAAATCTCCTGGTCAGCAAGGTTTTAAAATCCAAGTATTTCCCTCAGGAATCCATACTACAATGCACCCTCCCTAAAAATGCATCATGGATTTGGCAAGGATTGCTGGGAGCAAGAAGCTTAATAGAGGAAGGCCTGATTAGGAGGATTGGAAATGGTAGAAACACGAAAATCTGGGACCATAAATGGTTACCAGAGACACCTACGGGGAAGCTTTCAACATGCAGAACAAGTAACTGTGAGTTAAAGATGGTTGATGAGTTAATTTGCCAGCAGAGATGGAACAGAAATGTTATCTTCAGATACTTCAACAAAGAAGACGCTGAGCAGATTCTCCGTATCCCCCTAAGCTTATCAGGGAAGGAAGATAGCTTCTACTGGAAACCAAAAGCTGGAGGGGAATACACAGTCGACTCAGGATACAAGCTGTTGATGGAAAAAAGCATGAGCAGAAGAAGGTGCAATCAGGAGGGAGCTGGAACAAGCATCTCAGAAGGAAGCCAGCAAATGGTTCAGATGTGGAATACTTTATGGAAGCTCAACATCAAGCATAAAATCAAGCATTTCATCTGGAAGTGCATTAAACGAGCAGTACCAGTCAGGGAGGCAGTGAGAAAGCGAACAGGAATAGGGGACCCTATCTGCTCAACCTGCGGTGAAGCTCCAGAAACCATAGAACATATGCTACTCAACTGTCCACATGCACTGGAAGTATGGAAATCAGCCCCCATACAGTGGAATGGAGCAAATGATCAGAGGGGTGATTTCATGAGATGGTGGACGAGAGTTACAGAAGCAAGAACTAGACAGGAAGGTAAGGAGCATATTGGCTTGACAGCAAACATATTATGGCAGGTATGGAAAGATAGGAACAAGAGGGAATATGAGAACTCAAGTAGATTAGCTCCATTGAGATTAGTAGAACGGGCGCACAAAGAATGGATGGAACAAGGGGCTGAACATCAGCAGGGGGATAAAAAGAGTGCAGAAGAAACAGTACATACCAATGATCTCCAAGGACAGAGCAATGGAAATGAAGGGGCCTTAATCATACGAGTGGCAACAGTAAAGAAACAAGGGCAAAACGTTTTTGGCATAGGAGTCACAGTAAAGAATGTGGCAAACTCTAAAATTGCAGATTGGATGCTGACAGAGAGAAGTTTGGGGAACAACATATTAGACGCAGCTCTGGCAGTAAAATTGGTTCTATGCAAAGCTGTTCAACAGCAGTGGAGGGAGGTACGTCTCAATTTCTGCAACAAAGAACTATGGAAACAGCTAACACAGCAACGGCCAACAGATAGTAAGATGGCTACATTGCTGGAGGATATTCTAAGTCTGAAGAGACTGTTTTGTATGTGCTCTTTTGGCTTGGAAAGTGAGGAAAATATGTTAGACAGTAGACTACTGAGTGCAGATGCTTTAAGCATAATTGTGGATGAGGAAAGATATTTCCTCAGTGTTCGCTGA